A portion of the Natronococcus sp. AD-5 genome contains these proteins:
- a CDS encoding HemK2/MTQ2 family protein methyltransferase, whose amino-acid sequence MDLRDRRGVETDVYQPAEDSQLLAEAVCERLSRGENDESEDDRLVLEVGTGSGYVASRIADETDVRVIASDLNPHAARQAREEGLEAVRADLVSPFADGAFDAVAFNPPYLPTDPNNEWDDWMERALSGGEDGRAIIDPFLASIDRVLAPGGVIYLLVSSLTDVDAVVERAGEEGFSAAAVADESFPFETLTVLELFR is encoded by the coding sequence ATGGACCTACGCGACCGACGCGGCGTCGAAACGGACGTCTACCAGCCGGCGGAGGACTCGCAGCTGCTCGCCGAAGCCGTTTGCGAGCGGCTCTCAAGGGGAGAGAACGACGAGAGCGAAGACGATCGGCTCGTCCTCGAGGTCGGGACGGGCTCGGGGTACGTCGCCTCCCGGATCGCGGACGAGACCGACGTCCGCGTGATCGCGTCGGATCTGAACCCCCACGCCGCCCGTCAGGCTCGCGAGGAGGGGCTCGAGGCGGTCCGTGCCGATCTGGTCTCGCCGTTCGCCGACGGCGCGTTCGACGCGGTCGCGTTCAACCCGCCGTACCTGCCGACCGACCCGAACAACGAGTGGGACGACTGGATGGAACGGGCGCTGTCGGGGGGCGAGGACGGCCGGGCGATCATCGATCCCTTCCTCGCGAGCATTGACCGCGTGCTCGCCCCCGGCGGCGTCATCTACCTGCTCGTCAGCAGCCTCACCGACGTCGACGCGGTGGTCGAGCGAGCGGGCGAGGAAGGATTCAGCGCTGCCGCCGTCGCCGACGAGTCGTTCCCGTTCGAGACGTTAACGGTGCTCGAGTTGTTCCGCTGA
- a CDS encoding mechanosensitive ion channel family protein has protein sequence MTDTVALDWLSEIFRTTPLRLAVTVVAVSALLGVLLSFGRLQNCLNQRMRPLYSDIVSTTVLVGTCLVSLAVIVGVWGQTDQLRYISTEYDVGGDAVARGVFTFVLGIATLIVMRVVHRVTDEILGSASAVTAHQREVTHRLSQVIILTVSVIVILALWVDDLGGILIGAGFLGIVVGMAAQQVLGTVLAGFVLMFARPFEIGDWIEVEDDQGIVTDISIVNTRIRSFDGEYIMIPNDVISSSVVTNRSRRGRIRVEVDVGVDYAADVERASELAKSAVSELEKSLEAPSAQIVTKSLEDSAVLLGVRFWIDKPSARREAEARTAAIHAIKREFEDAGIKIPYPQRELAGREETGGFRVADGHETGTTDPQESDGREERMRPREGE, from the coding sequence ATGACCGACACGGTGGCGCTCGATTGGCTCTCGGAGATTTTCCGGACGACGCCGCTTCGACTCGCGGTGACGGTCGTCGCCGTCAGCGCACTGCTCGGCGTCCTCCTCTCGTTCGGTCGGCTCCAGAACTGCCTCAACCAGCGGATGCGGCCGCTGTACAGCGATATCGTCTCGACGACCGTACTGGTCGGAACCTGTCTGGTTAGTCTGGCGGTGATCGTCGGCGTCTGGGGACAGACCGACCAGCTCCGGTACATCTCCACCGAGTACGACGTCGGCGGTGACGCCGTCGCGCGCGGAGTCTTTACCTTCGTACTCGGCATCGCGACGCTCATCGTCATGCGCGTCGTCCACCGGGTGACCGACGAGATTCTGGGCTCCGCGTCGGCGGTGACGGCCCACCAGCGCGAGGTCACCCACCGGCTCTCGCAGGTGATCATCCTGACCGTCTCGGTAATCGTCATTCTCGCGCTTTGGGTCGACGACTTGGGCGGCATCCTCATCGGCGCCGGATTCCTCGGTATCGTCGTCGGTATGGCCGCCCAGCAGGTCCTCGGAACCGTCCTCGCCGGCTTCGTCCTGATGTTCGCCCGACCGTTCGAGATCGGCGACTGGATCGAGGTCGAGGACGATCAGGGAATCGTCACCGACATCTCGATCGTCAACACGCGCATTCGCTCGTTCGACGGCGAGTACATCATGATCCCGAACGACGTCATCTCCTCGAGCGTCGTCACCAACCGCTCGAGGCGCGGCCGCATCAGGGTCGAAGTCGACGTCGGCGTCGACTACGCGGCCGACGTCGAACGCGCCAGCGAGCTGGCGAAATCGGCGGTGTCGGAACTCGAGAAGTCCCTCGAGGCGCCCTCGGCGCAGATCGTCACCAAGTCGCTCGAGGACTCCGCGGTCCTGCTCGGGGTGCGGTTCTGGATCGACAAGCCGAGCGCCAGACGGGAGGCGGAGGCCCGAACCGCGGCGATCCACGCGATCAAACGCGAGTTCGAGGACGCGGGAATCAAGATCCCGTACCCGCAGCGCGAACTCGCCGGCCGCGAGGAGACCGGCGGGTTCCGGGTTGCCGACGGCCACGAAACGGGAACGACCGATCCGCAGGAATCGGACGGACGAGAAGAACGGATGCGACCACGAGAGGGAGAATAA